One segment of Paraburkholderia caribensis DNA contains the following:
- a CDS encoding ABC transporter permease, which produces MSRLFSVTRWWGIVLKEFIQLRRDRITFGMIVGLPILQLALFGFAINTDPKHLRTAVVISEQSQFSRSFVAAMKNSDYFHIVDTLPDDNAAREALARGDVTFVVSIPVDFSRRLLRGERPALLVEADATDPTATQAPLAALPGLVQAVADKDITGPLKHLNGAPAAFEVQIHKLYNPEGITQYNVVPGLMGTILTLTMVMMTGLAMTRERERGTMENLLATPVLPIEVIAGKLVPYIAIGLVQSSIILAAARYVFNVPFVGSLIALYVAALLFIAANLTVGITLSSIAQNQLQAMQLTIFYFLPSLLLSGFMFPFAGMPVWAQWIGNLLPLTYFNRLVRGILLKGNGWVELWPSVWPVAIFTAVVLAIAVRFYRRTLD; this is translated from the coding sequence GTGAGTCGTCTATTCTCCGTGACGCGCTGGTGGGGCATCGTCCTCAAGGAGTTCATCCAGTTGCGGCGCGATCGCATCACGTTCGGCATGATCGTCGGTCTGCCGATTCTTCAGCTTGCGCTGTTCGGCTTCGCGATCAATACTGACCCGAAGCATCTGCGCACGGCCGTCGTCATCAGCGAGCAGAGCCAGTTCTCGCGCAGCTTCGTCGCGGCGATGAAGAACTCGGACTATTTTCATATCGTCGACACGCTGCCCGACGACAACGCGGCCCGCGAGGCGCTGGCGCGCGGCGACGTGACCTTCGTCGTGTCGATTCCCGTCGATTTTTCGCGGCGGCTCTTGCGCGGCGAACGGCCCGCGCTGCTGGTCGAAGCCGACGCCACCGATCCGACCGCGACGCAGGCACCGCTCGCCGCGCTGCCCGGCCTCGTGCAAGCGGTGGCGGACAAGGACATCACCGGGCCGCTCAAGCATCTGAACGGCGCGCCCGCCGCGTTCGAGGTGCAGATCCACAAGCTGTACAACCCCGAAGGCATCACCCAATACAACGTCGTGCCGGGCCTGATGGGCACGATCCTCACGCTGACGATGGTCATGATGACGGGCCTCGCGATGACCCGCGAACGCGAGCGCGGCACGATGGAAAACCTGCTCGCCACCCCCGTGCTGCCAATCGAGGTGATCGCGGGCAAGCTGGTGCCGTATATCGCGATCGGGCTCGTGCAGTCGTCGATCATTCTGGCGGCGGCGCGCTATGTATTCAATGTGCCGTTCGTCGGCAGTCTGATCGCGCTGTATGTCGCTGCGCTGCTCTTCATCGCGGCGAACCTGACGGTCGGCATTACGTTGTCGTCGATTGCGCAGAACCAGTTGCAGGCAATGCAGCTCACCATCTTCTACTTTCTGCCGAGCCTGCTGCTGTCGGGCTTCATGTTTCCGTTCGCGGGCATGCCCGTGTGGGCGCAATGGATCGGCAATCTGCTGCCGCTCACGTACTTCAACCGGCTCGTGCGCGGCATTCTGCTCAAAGGCAATGGCTGGGTCGAACTGTGGCCGTCGGTGTGGCCCGTCGCGATCTTCACCGCCGTCGTGTTAGCCATTGCCGTGCGCTTCTATCGGCGCACGCTGGATTAG
- a CDS encoding efflux transporter outer membrane subunit — protein sequence MNHSLLLSALALCGCAVGPDFHSPAAPDAPSYTREALPAATQAAGVTQTLVAASAALPAWWTQFRSDALNRLVDTALQHSPTLDEARAKLVEARENYIAQAGATEFPAIDAKLSGTRQKVNPAAFGIPNVPNPGPFTLFNASVSVSYALDVFGGNRRALEALLAQTDYQTYELDAARLSLAGNVVSTAIRRASLQQQLALTQQLADAQAHQLTIVEGRYAAGGVAQLDVRTQRTLLAQTRAQIPPLTTQLAQADHQLAILLGIAPSQADFNDITLDALHLPDTVPVTLPSTLARERPDIRASEALLHRASANVGVATANLYPQFSVSAGIGSERTRIEDVVNSLNVWNLGLNLTQPIFHGGELRAKKRAAQAAYDAAFASYRQTVLQALQQVADTLHALNDDARELQARDDAASEAQASVTIAQAQYAAGGVSQFSLIDTQREALQTALDRTRAQADRLVDTAALFQALGGMAPGTSADQTAKR from the coding sequence ATGAACCACTCCCTGCTGTTGTCCGCGCTCGCGCTGTGCGGCTGCGCCGTCGGCCCTGACTTTCACTCGCCCGCCGCACCCGATGCGCCGTCCTACACGCGGGAAGCGCTGCCCGCCGCGACGCAGGCCGCAGGCGTCACGCAAACGCTCGTCGCCGCAAGCGCCGCGCTGCCCGCATGGTGGACGCAGTTTCGCTCCGACGCGCTGAACCGTCTCGTCGACACGGCGCTGCAACACAGCCCGACACTCGACGAAGCACGCGCGAAACTCGTCGAGGCGCGCGAGAACTACATCGCGCAAGCCGGCGCGACCGAGTTTCCCGCCATCGATGCCAAGCTGTCCGGCACGCGGCAAAAGGTGAACCCCGCCGCGTTCGGCATTCCGAACGTGCCGAACCCGGGGCCGTTCACGCTGTTCAATGCGTCGGTGAGCGTGTCGTATGCGCTCGATGTTTTCGGCGGCAACCGGCGCGCGCTCGAAGCCTTGCTCGCGCAAACCGATTACCAGACCTACGAGCTCGATGCCGCGCGCCTGTCGCTGGCGGGCAATGTGGTGTCGACGGCGATCCGGCGCGCGTCGCTGCAACAGCAGCTCGCGCTGACACAGCAACTCGCGGACGCACAGGCGCATCAACTGACGATCGTCGAAGGACGCTACGCGGCGGGCGGCGTCGCGCAACTCGATGTGCGCACGCAGCGCACGCTCCTCGCGCAGACGCGCGCGCAAATTCCGCCGCTGACGACGCAACTCGCGCAAGCCGACCATCAGCTTGCAATTCTGCTCGGCATCGCGCCGTCGCAAGCCGACTTCAACGACATCACGCTCGATGCACTGCATCTGCCCGACACCGTGCCCGTCACGCTGCCGTCGACACTCGCGCGCGAGCGGCCCGACATTCGCGCATCGGAGGCGCTGTTGCATCGGGCGAGCGCGAACGTCGGCGTCGCGACGGCGAACCTGTATCCGCAGTTCAGCGTGTCGGCGGGAATCGGCTCGGAGCGCACGCGCATCGAAGATGTCGTCAACAGCCTGAACGTCTGGAACCTCGGTCTGAATCTGACGCAGCCGATCTTTCACGGCGGCGAACTGCGCGCGAAGAAGCGCGCTGCGCAGGCTGCCTATGATGCGGCGTTCGCGTCGTATCGGCAGACGGTATTGCAGGCGCTTCAGCAAGTCGCCGATACGCTGCACGCATTGAATGATGACGCGCGCGAATTGCAGGCTCGCGATGACGCGGCGTCGGAAGCGCAAGCAAGCGTGACGATCGCGCAAGCGCAGTATGCGGCGGGCGGCGTCAGTCAGTTCAGCCTGATCGATACGCAGCGCGAGGCGTTGCAGACCGCGCTCGACAGGACGCGCGCGCAGGCCGATCGTCTCGTGGATACGGCGGCGCTATTTCAGGCGCTGGGTGGGATGGCACCGGGGACGTCGGCCGATCAGACAGCGAAGCGGTAG
- a CDS encoding GlsB/YeaQ/YmgE family stress response membrane protein: protein MEHGIIAWLIIGCIAGWLASVLVSGSGYGVLLDIVVGIAGAFIGGWLSGVLHVSPGSGWIGSTITAFVGAVILLFVIRLFRRA, encoded by the coding sequence ATGGAACACGGAATCATCGCCTGGCTGATCATCGGCTGTATCGCGGGCTGGCTTGCTAGCGTGCTGGTGTCGGGCAGCGGCTACGGGGTGCTGCTCGATATCGTCGTCGGCATTGCGGGCGCGTTTATCGGCGGCTGGCTGTCGGGCGTGCTGCATGTCTCGCCTGGCAGCGGATGGATCGGCTCGACAATCACGGCGTTCGTCGGCGCTGTGATCCTGCTGTTCGTCATCCGGCTTTTCAGGCGCGCTTGA
- a CDS encoding GNAT family N-acetyltransferase has product MFAKLRLKAIDDSPSAIWPTLDEERARPLDIVAAQIRPTPEQIVFGVFDQHMLIGIAGLKQEPYAQLRHKGMLWGVFVHPLYRNVGVARELLGAALTHARNMQLRQVHLRVNTENHRARQLYVTSGFTGYGTERRAMCVNGRFFDEENMVLYLDGEDAAA; this is encoded by the coding sequence GTGTTTGCGAAACTGCGGCTCAAGGCCATCGACGATTCCCCGTCTGCAATCTGGCCGACTCTCGACGAGGAGCGCGCACGCCCGCTCGACATCGTTGCCGCACAAATACGGCCGACGCCTGAACAGATCGTGTTTGGCGTGTTTGATCAGCACATGCTGATTGGAATCGCCGGTCTCAAACAGGAACCATACGCGCAGTTGCGGCACAAGGGCATGCTGTGGGGCGTGTTCGTTCATCCTCTGTATCGGAATGTGGGCGTCGCGCGCGAGTTGCTCGGGGCTGCGTTGACGCATGCGCGCAATATGCAGCTGCGGCAGGTTCATCTTCGCGTCAATACCGAAAACCATCGCGCGCGGCAGCTCTATGTGACGAGCGGCTTTACGGGCTATGGCACCGAACGCCGCGCGATGTGCGTGAATGGCCGCTTCTTCGACGAAGAGAACATGGTGCTGTATCTGGATGGTGAGGATGCCGCTGCATAG
- a CDS encoding ABC transporter permease — MKFAKPMFAPHTSMIERVWYFTLRGLAVLTLLYLILPVLAIVPLSFSSSTFLVYPIPGWSLRWYQNLIASDEWRMAAKNSFIVAPSATVLATVLGTLAANGLTKANFKGKALLMAILISPMIVPVVVVGVGMYLFFAPLGLANTYIGLIMAHASLGVPFVVTTVAATLQGFNYNLVRASLSLGANPVKTFFSITLPVIAPGVISGALFAFATSFDEVVVTLFLAGADQTTLPRQMFTGIRENISPTIAALATILIVFSTCLLLALEWLRGRNAARAVAA, encoded by the coding sequence ATGAAATTTGCCAAACCCATGTTCGCGCCGCACACGTCGATGATCGAGCGCGTGTGGTACTTCACGCTGCGCGGACTTGCCGTGCTGACGCTGCTGTATCTGATCCTGCCCGTGCTCGCGATCGTGCCGCTGTCGTTTTCGTCGAGCACGTTTCTCGTCTATCCGATTCCCGGCTGGTCGTTGCGCTGGTATCAGAACCTGATTGCCTCCGACGAATGGCGGATGGCTGCGAAGAACAGCTTTATCGTCGCACCGTCGGCGACCGTGCTGGCGACGGTGCTCGGCACGCTCGCGGCGAACGGTCTGACGAAGGCGAACTTCAAGGGCAAAGCGCTGCTAATGGCGATCCTGATCTCGCCGATGATCGTGCCCGTCGTCGTGGTCGGTGTCGGCATGTATCTGTTTTTTGCGCCGCTCGGACTGGCCAACACGTATATCGGCCTGATCATGGCGCATGCGTCGCTGGGCGTGCCGTTCGTCGTGACGACGGTGGCGGCTACGTTGCAGGGCTTCAATTACAACCTCGTGCGAGCCAGCCTGTCGCTCGGCGCGAACCCTGTGAAGACGTTTTTCAGCATCACGTTGCCGGTGATCGCGCCGGGCGTGATCTCGGGTGCGCTGTTCGCATTCGCGACGTCGTTCGACGAAGTGGTCGTCACGCTGTTTCTCGCGGGCGCCGATCAGACCACTTTGCCCCGGCAGATGTTCACGGGCATTCGCGAGAACATCAGCCCGACCATTGCCGCGCTGGCGACGATTCTTATCGTGTTCTCGACTTGCCTGCTGCTCGCGCTCGAATGGCTGCGTGGAAGGAATGCGGCGCGGGCGGTGGCGGCGTAG
- a CDS encoding ABC transporter permease, translating to MTTITIAADPAPESTNKLKRELKAAEAKKRAMALLLIAPLALFLLMIFVVPIGALLTRAVQNPEIATALPHTVTALRDWDRKSAPTDAAYAALATDLTAVADGEAMGALARRLNTEIPGYRSLVAKTARAMPLNDDAGHALPPAQVKAKILEIDERWGDAKYWQAIAKNGSTVSPFYLLASLDHKQDAFGHIIPTDPEQQIYLAVFSRTFVIGFAVTVFALLLGYPLAYWISTLNERRANLVMILVLIPFWTSVLVRVAAWIVILQSEGLVNKALIGSGLIHDPLALLFNRVGVYISMTHILLPFMILPLYSVMKSIPPTYQRAAVSLGSHPFAAFWRVYVPQTYPGIGAGALLVFILAIGYYITPALLGGPNDQMVSYYVAYFTNVTINWGMACALGGLLLAATLVLYVIYGRFTRSNVSLG from the coding sequence CTGTTTCTGCTGATGATTTTCGTCGTGCCGATCGGCGCGCTGTTGACGCGCGCGGTGCAGAACCCGGAGATCGCGACGGCGCTGCCGCATACGGTCACGGCCCTGCGCGACTGGGATCGCAAGTCGGCGCCGACAGACGCCGCGTACGCCGCGCTCGCCACGGATCTCACCGCCGTCGCCGACGGCGAAGCCATGGGCGCGCTTGCACGGCGCCTGAATACGGAGATTCCCGGCTATCGCTCGCTCGTCGCGAAGACGGCGCGCGCAATGCCGCTCAACGACGATGCGGGTCACGCGCTGCCGCCCGCCCAGGTGAAGGCAAAGATTCTCGAAATCGACGAACGTTGGGGCGATGCGAAGTACTGGCAGGCGATCGCGAAGAACGGCAGCACGGTTTCGCCGTTTTATCTGCTCGCCTCGCTCGATCACAAGCAGGACGCATTCGGCCACATCATTCCGACCGATCCCGAACAGCAGATCTATCTCGCCGTGTTCAGCCGCACGTTCGTGATCGGTTTCGCGGTAACGGTCTTTGCGCTGCTGCTCGGCTATCCGCTCGCATACTGGATTTCGACGTTGAACGAACGGCGCGCGAATCTCGTGATGATCCTCGTGCTGATTCCGTTCTGGACGTCGGTCCTCGTACGCGTCGCCGCGTGGATCGTGATTTTGCAGAGCGAAGGTCTCGTCAACAAGGCGCTGATCGGCTCGGGGCTGATACACGATCCGCTGGCTTTGCTGTTCAATCGCGTCGGCGTGTATATCTCGATGACGCACATTCTGCTGCCGTTCATGATCCTGCCGCTTTACAGCGTGATGAAGTCGATTCCGCCGACCTACCAGCGCGCGGCCGTTTCGCTCGGCTCGCATCCGTTCGCGGCGTTCTGGCGCGTGTATGTGCCGCAGACTTATCCGGGCATCGGCGCGGGCGCGCTGCTCGTATTCATTCTTGCGATCGGTTACTACATCACGCCGGCGCTGCTCGGCGGACCGAACGACCAGATGGTCAGCTACTACGTCGCGTACTTCACCAACGTGACGATCAACTGGGGCATGGCGTGCGCGCTCGGCGGGCTGCTGCTCGCGGCGACGCTCGTGCTGTATGTGATCTACGGACGCTTCACGCGTTCGAACGTGAGCCTCGGTTGA